One genomic segment of Jaculus jaculus isolate mJacJac1 chromosome 2, mJacJac1.mat.Y.cur, whole genome shotgun sequence includes these proteins:
- the Fam110c gene encoding protein FAM110C has protein sequence MRALPALDAPASSRAPGPQAEAAARSPRPGRRSAAERLAADRARYVRGPAPEGGGSGAPAGQPRAPAPPARAPAPVARRAIARKPLRPDSLVIYRQKCEFVRGPGAEGSRGGLVKKLFQGPGKDKVPEVTGEDKAGEAEAARTKPDPVAATPPARKEPRVPAAVAPAPQAPLSAAAAPEVPAAGGQLQVVRRRGLQRSQSDLSSRYSVAKADLDTFFRYCGLDPEVVEALGRENFSAGSDRVALKVRSVSVATSDSGFSRHSEDGLQEEELLEQVPSTTSVVERNARIIKWLYTCKKAKETPSQGLQGPA, from the coding sequence ATGCGCGCCCTGCCCGCCCTGGACGCACCCGCCAGCTCGCGGGCCCCCGGCCCGCAGGCCGAGGCGGCGGCCCGGAGCCCGCGGCCGGGGCGCAGGAGCGCGGCGGAGAGGCTGGCGGCCGACCGCGCCAGGTACGTCCGCGGCCCCGCTCCGGAGGGCGGCGGCTCGGGGGCACCCGCAGGGCAGCCTCGCGCCCCGGCGCCCCCGGCCCGCGCCCCGGCTCCAGTAGCGCGGAGGGCGATCGCGAGGAAGCCGCTGAGGCCCGACTCGCTGGTCATCTACCGGCAGAAATGCGAGTTCGTCCGCGGGCCGGGCGCAGAGGGCTCCCGGGGCGGGCTGGTGAAGAAGCTCTTCCAGGGACCCGGCAAGGACAAGGTGCCCGAGGTGACCGGGGAAGACAAGGCCGGGGAGGCGGAGGCCGCACGGACCAAGCCCGACCCGGTGGCGGCCACTCCCCCGGCCCGTAAGGAGCCCCGGGTCCCCGCCGCGGTGGCCCCGGCGCCCCAGGCTCCGCTGTCGGCGGCGGCGGCCCCCGAAGTCCCGGCAGCCGGCGGGCAGCTGCAGGTGGTGCGTCGCCGAGGGCTGCAGCGCTCGCAGTCAGACCTCAGCTCCCGCTACTCCGTGGCCAAGGCCGACTTGGACACCTTCTTTCGGTATTGTGGTCTGGACCCCGAGGTGGTGGAGGCTCTCGGGAGGGAGAACTTCTCTGCGGGATCCGACCGCGTGGCACTCAAGGTGCGCAGCGTGAGCGTGGCTACCTCCGACAGCGGCTTCTCCCGGCACAGCGAGGACGGGCTGCAGGAGGAGGAGCTCCTGGAGCAGGTGCCCAGCACCACCTCGGTGGTAGAGAGGAACGCTCGCATCATCAAGTGGCTGTACACCTGCAAGAAGGCCAAGGAGACACCCAGCCAGGGGCTGCAGGGACCTGCTTGA